The following coding sequences are from one Novosphingobium sp. Gsoil 351 window:
- a CDS encoding AMP-binding protein, with translation MRDGLARYAARGLAYAPLSLPDMFFASAAAEPAAALVDFLGRRFSYAQIAAQARALAAGLQVRGIGKGDRVGLFLPNIPLYLSAYYGVLATGASVVNYPPVWNAAQLARALAETTPKLVITVDVRALLDEVTAARSAAPFPELAVGRLAAMLPPLKASMLALSGRGGQIRGPRTIPLAQLLAAEEPQPVAIDPLHDLAVIQYSSGTTTGLPRAVRLSHQNLTANARQLEAIDPWHGGHATMIGVLPLATTFGNSAVLNRTVFDRGCIALLPRFVPREVLHTIKRTRAGAMPGIPTMFQALLDDPGLAKADLTSLRVCISGGAPLSAPLKRKFEAASGATVVEGYGLTEAAGVVAVNPLDSAQRPGSAGKALPGTRWTLLDRADPSRPAPAGEPGELAVAGPQVMLGYWNDPAAQAEVFSGDWLRTGDYATADADGYLTIIDRLSDAIASAGTTIFPSRIEEVLLTHELVREAVVIGIPDAFRGESPKAFVTLSGESFETGESLRNWLNGRLPANKRVLAVEVRSSLPRVPVGKLDRTALRLEEAERARAFKAR, from the coding sequence GTGCGTGACGGCTTGGCGCGATATGCCGCGCGGGGGCTGGCGTACGCTCCGCTCAGCCTTCCCGACATGTTCTTCGCCAGCGCCGCTGCCGAGCCTGCGGCAGCGCTAGTCGACTTTCTAGGCAGACGCTTCAGCTACGCCCAGATCGCCGCCCAAGCGCGCGCGCTCGCGGCAGGGCTGCAGGTGCGGGGGATCGGCAAGGGTGACCGGGTCGGACTGTTCCTGCCCAACATCCCGCTGTATCTCTCGGCCTATTATGGCGTGCTGGCGACCGGGGCGAGCGTGGTCAACTACCCGCCGGTGTGGAACGCTGCGCAGCTTGCGCGCGCATTGGCGGAAACCACGCCGAAGCTGGTGATCACCGTCGATGTTCGGGCGCTGCTCGACGAGGTGACGGCCGCGCGGAGCGCGGCACCGTTCCCCGAGCTGGCGGTCGGGCGGCTGGCCGCCATGCTGCCTCCGCTCAAAGCCTCAATGCTGGCGCTTTCGGGCCGTGGCGGACAAATCCGCGGACCCAGGACGATCCCGCTCGCGCAACTGCTTGCCGCGGAAGAGCCGCAACCGGTTGCGATCGATCCGCTGCACGATCTTGCCGTGATCCAGTATTCCAGCGGAACCACAACCGGATTGCCACGCGCGGTGCGGCTGAGCCACCAGAACCTGACTGCGAACGCCCGTCAGCTCGAGGCGATCGATCCCTGGCACGGCGGCCATGCGACGATGATCGGCGTGCTCCCCCTGGCCACGACGTTCGGTAATTCGGCGGTGCTCAACCGGACCGTGTTCGATCGCGGCTGCATCGCGCTGCTTCCCCGGTTCGTCCCGCGCGAGGTCCTGCACACGATCAAACGCACCCGGGCCGGCGCGATGCCCGGCATCCCCACGATGTTTCAGGCTTTGCTCGACGATCCCGGGCTGGCCAAGGCCGATCTCACATCGCTGCGGGTATGCATTTCCGGGGGAGCGCCGCTGTCCGCTCCGCTCAAGCGCAAGTTCGAAGCCGCCTCGGGCGCGACCGTGGTCGAAGGCTATGGCCTGACCGAGGCTGCGGGGGTGGTTGCGGTCAATCCACTCGACTCCGCCCAGCGGCCGGGGTCGGCCGGCAAGGCCCTGCCCGGCACGCGCTGGACCCTGCTCGATCGCGCCGACCCGTCGCGTCCGGCGCCGGCGGGAGAGCCCGGCGAACTCGCCGTGGCCGGGCCGCAGGTCATGCTCGGCTACTGGAACGATCCCGCCGCGCAGGCCGAGGTGTTCAGCGGCGACTGGCTGCGCACCGGCGATTACGCGACGGCCGACGCCGATGGCTATCTGACCATAATAGATCGCCTGTCCGACGCCATCGCCAGCGCCGGAACGACGATCTTCCCCAGCCGCATCGAAGAAGTCCTCCTCACCCACGAACTGGTCCGCGAAGCGGTGGTGATCGGCATTCCCGACGCGTTTCGCGGGGAAAGCCCGAAGGCGTTCGTCACGCTATCAGGCGAAAGCTTCGAAACCGGCGAATCGCTGCGCAACTGGCTCAACGGACGTTTGCCCGCGAACAAGCGGGTGCTCGCAGTGGAAGTGCGCAGCAGCCTGCCCCGGGTTCCGGTGGGCAAACTCGATCGCACGGCGTTACGGCTGGAAGAGGCTGAGCGCGCCCGGGCGTTCAAGGCCCGATGA
- a CDS encoding polymer-forming cytoskeletal protein, which translates to MAGGRNSGSGSTFSVFGPDIAITGDVTASADLHVDGRIEGDIVCQTLVQGEGSEITGAICAQSARLAGTVRGSIDAGHLTILKSARILGDVSYDALTIEQGAEVDGRFAHHSARNAESSDEGVLISLVN; encoded by the coding sequence GTGGCCGGGGGGCGGAATTCGGGGTCAGGCTCGACCTTTTCAGTGTTCGGACCCGACATCGCCATCACCGGCGATGTCACGGCCAGCGCCGATCTCCACGTCGATGGCCGAATCGAGGGCGACATCGTCTGCCAGACGTTGGTCCAGGGCGAGGGCAGCGAGATCACCGGCGCGATCTGCGCACAATCGGCGAGGCTGGCCGGAACCGTGCGCGGCTCGATCGACGCGGGCCACCTGACGATCCTGAAATCGGCGCGGATCCTCGGCGACGTCAGCTACGACGCGCTGACCATCGAACAGGGCGCCGAGGTCGACGGACGATTTGCGCACCATTCGGCCCGAAATGCCGAGAGCAGCGACGAAGGCGTGCTGATCAGCCTGGTGAACTAA
- a CDS encoding M23 family metallopeptidase, protein MTRLRSWFPDREFFMRSQGQVRFIRVSSRVQIAAAAIGGIIVLAWLAMMIAIIAVQFASTGQRSALLEREAKVTSAETRVSAYRKDIDHLAADLERRQAFIEQVVKSELGDLPAPAAGDTASERPVETAKPAARISASFPSASGLAVIEQRQLAFAEQLTRLADSRAAGAEASIRRLGLNPRLMLAKMNDRSAQGGPLLGAANDLDTRFQRLGLSLARMGALQDGLAAVPHNLPASLEYISSGFGYRRDPFTDAPAFHAGLDFRGPIGAPIYAAAKGTVSFAGIRQGYGNCLEITHGNGVVTRYAHMSAFRARIGQVVGAGDTIGAIGSSGRSTGPHLHFEVRINDQAVNPRPFLEGNQNVFAKAGGRALASRS, encoded by the coding sequence ATGACCCGTCTGCGCTCCTGGTTCCCCGATCGCGAATTCTTCATGCGATCGCAGGGTCAGGTGCGTTTCATCAGGGTTTCGTCGCGCGTCCAGATCGCGGCTGCAGCGATTGGCGGCATCATCGTGCTCGCCTGGCTGGCGATGATGATCGCGATTATCGCGGTGCAGTTTGCGTCGACCGGCCAGCGCAGTGCGCTGCTCGAGCGCGAGGCCAAGGTCACCAGCGCGGAAACCCGCGTATCCGCGTATCGCAAGGACATCGATCACCTCGCTGCCGATCTCGAGCGCCGCCAGGCGTTCATCGAACAAGTGGTCAAGAGCGAATTGGGCGACCTGCCGGCGCCGGCCGCTGGCGATACCGCTTCCGAGCGCCCCGTCGAGACCGCCAAGCCCGCCGCCAGGATCTCCGCGTCCTTTCCCAGCGCCTCCGGGCTTGCCGTGATCGAACAGCGTCAACTCGCCTTCGCCGAGCAGCTTACTCGCCTCGCCGACAGCCGCGCGGCGGGCGCCGAGGCGTCGATCCGTCGCCTCGGGCTCAACCCGCGCCTGATGCTGGCGAAGATGAACGACCGCAGCGCGCAGGGCGGCCCGCTGCTCGGCGCCGCCAACGATCTCGATACGCGGTTCCAGCGACTCGGGCTCAGCCTGGCGCGAATGGGCGCGCTGCAAGACGGCCTGGCCGCGGTGCCGCACAATCTGCCCGCCAGCCTCGAATACATCTCCTCCGGCTTCGGCTATCGCCGCGATCCGTTCACCGACGCCCCCGCGTTTCACGCCGGGCTCGACTTTCGCGGCCCGATCGGCGCGCCGATCTATGCCGCCGCCAAGGGCACCGTCAGCTTCGCCGGCATTCGCCAAGGCTATGGCAACTGCCTCGAAATCACCCACGGCAACGGCGTGGTGACGCGCTATGCCCACATGTCCGCATTCCGTGCGCGTATCGGCCAAGTGGTCGGCGCCGGCGACACCATCGGGGCGATCGGCAGCAGCGGGCGTTCGACGGGGCCGCACCTCCATTTCGAAGTACGGATCAACGATCAGGCGGTCAATCCGCGCCCATTCTTGGAGGGGAACCAGAATGTTTTCGCGAAAGCAGGAGGCCGCGCCTTGGCCTCACGGAGCTGA
- a CDS encoding glutamate-5-semialdehyde dehydrogenase translates to MATTAIKPAESAIEVATGTVGESVRALALAGRLAQQQLARLPSAVRAAALRSAAKALHQAAPEILAANAADMAAARVAGLSAAMLDRLLLDGPRLAAMADAVAAIADLPDPAGEIIDRRERPNGLVLERVRIPVGLIGIVYESRPNVTADAAALCVRSGNAVLLRGGSEAVRSNRAIHAAFVSGLATQGVSAAAVQLIPTQDRAAVGAMLTAAGLIDMVIPRGGRSLVERVQTEARVPVLAHLDGLCVSYIHAAADPAKARAIAHNAKVRRTGVCGAMETLLIDATFPDPHGLVEPLLADGCELRGDARARAIDPRIKPATADDFDTEHLDMILNVAVVDGLDEAMAHIDRHGSHHTDAIVTEDAEAAERFLAEVDSAIVMHNASSQFADGGEFGMGAEIGIATGRLHARGPVALEGLTTYKWLVRGTGQIRP, encoded by the coding sequence ATGGCCACCACTGCGATAAAGCCCGCCGAATCGGCGATTGAAGTTGCCACCGGAACCGTCGGCGAAAGCGTTCGTGCGCTGGCGCTTGCCGGGCGGCTGGCGCAGCAGCAGCTAGCGAGGCTGCCCAGCGCGGTGCGCGCCGCCGCGTTGCGCTCTGCGGCAAAAGCCTTGCACCAGGCGGCGCCCGAAATCCTCGCTGCAAACGCCGCCGACATGGCTGCCGCCCGCGTCGCCGGGCTGTCGGCGGCTATGCTCGACCGCCTGTTGCTCGATGGCCCGCGGCTAGCCGCCATGGCCGATGCGGTTGCCGCAATCGCCGACTTGCCCGATCCGGCCGGCGAGATCATCGACCGCCGCGAGCGGCCGAACGGGCTGGTGCTCGAACGCGTGCGCATTCCGGTTGGACTGATCGGGATCGTCTATGAAAGCCGCCCCAACGTTACCGCCGATGCCGCTGCGCTGTGCGTTCGTTCGGGCAACGCGGTGCTCCTGCGCGGAGGTAGCGAGGCGGTCCGTTCGAACCGCGCGATTCATGCCGCATTCGTTTCCGGGCTGGCCACGCAAGGCGTGTCTGCCGCAGCCGTCCAATTGATCCCGACGCAGGATCGCGCCGCCGTCGGCGCGATGCTGACCGCCGCCGGGCTGATCGACATGGTTATCCCGCGTGGCGGCCGAAGCCTGGTCGAACGAGTCCAGACCGAGGCGCGCGTTCCCGTGCTCGCGCACCTCGACGGGCTTTGCGTGAGCTACATCCACGCTGCCGCCGATCCCGCCAAGGCACGGGCCATCGCGCACAACGCCAAAGTGCGCCGCACCGGCGTTTGCGGAGCGATGGAAACGCTGCTGATCGATGCGACGTTCCCCGATCCCCATGGTCTGGTCGAACCGTTGCTGGCGGACGGTTGCGAATTGCGCGGGGACGCGCGGGCGCGGGCCATCGACCCCCGCATCAAGCCCGCCACCGCCGATGATTTCGACACCGAGCACCTCGACATGATCCTCAACGTCGCGGTGGTCGACGGGCTCGACGAGGCGATGGCGCATATAGATCGGCACGGCTCGCACCACACCGACGCGATCGTCACCGAAGATGCTGAGGCGGCCGAGCGGTTTCTGGCCGAAGTCGATTCGGCCATCGTCATGCACAACGCCTCGAGCCAGTTCGCCGATGGCGGCGAGTTTGGGATGGGCGCGGAAATCGGCATCGCCACCGGGCGGCTCCATGCGCGCGGCCCGGTCGCGCTCGAGGGCCTGACCACTTACAAGTGGCTGGTGCGCGGCACCGGCCAGATCCGCCCCTGA
- a CDS encoding aldo/keto reductase translates to MRTNRLGNTGLMVSELCLGAMTFGTEAGRFGAIAGLDQDASTALVKQAIDGGINFIDTANVYTTGQSEEFVGGALKALGTRRSDVVIATKAMGAMGSGPNDAGVSRYHLMHQIDASLKRLGTDHVDLYQIHGWDPTTPMEEALRALDDMVRSGRVRYIGVSNWAAWQIVKALGISARLGLERFASLQAYYTVAGRDLEREIVPMLRSEGVGLMVWSPLAGGFLSGKYTRGADDRSQGEGRRAAFDFPR, encoded by the coding sequence ATGCGCACCAATCGTCTCGGCAACACCGGCCTGATGGTTTCCGAACTGTGCCTGGGGGCCATGACCTTCGGGACCGAGGCGGGCCGGTTCGGGGCGATCGCCGGCCTCGACCAGGACGCCTCGACCGCACTGGTCAAGCAGGCGATCGACGGCGGGATCAACTTCATCGACACCGCCAACGTCTACACCACCGGCCAGTCGGAGGAGTTCGTCGGCGGGGCGCTCAAGGCGTTGGGGACAAGGCGTTCCGATGTCGTGATCGCGACCAAGGCGATGGGCGCGATGGGGTCAGGGCCGAACGACGCCGGGGTATCCAGATACCACCTCATGCATCAGATCGACGCGAGCCTGAAGCGGCTCGGCACCGATCACGTCGATCTCTATCAGATCCACGGCTGGGATCCGACGACCCCGATGGAAGAAGCGTTGCGCGCGCTCGATGACATGGTTCGTTCGGGCCGGGTGCGTTACATTGGGGTCAGCAACTGGGCGGCCTGGCAAATCGTCAAGGCGCTGGGCATCTCGGCGCGGCTGGGTCTGGAAAGATTCGCCTCGCTCCAGGCCTACTATACCGTCGCTGGACGCGATCTCGAGCGCGAGATCGTGCCGATGCTACGGTCGGAGGGTGTCGGGCTGATGGTCTGGAGTCCGCTGGCCGGCGGATTCCTCTCGGGCAAATACACCCGCGGCGCCGATGACCGCAGCCAGGGCGAGGGTCGCCGCGCGGCGTTCGATTTCCCCCGGTGA
- a CDS encoding aldo/keto reductase produces MDRGYDLIDAMKRMADSRGGSATVAQIALAWLLYQPVVSTVIVGAKRADQLADNLAACDVEFTAAELAELDQLSQLPPEYPGWMLGFQSGYRAKFMAEPRKPK; encoded by the coding sequence ATGGATCGCGGCTACGACCTGATCGATGCGATGAAACGGATGGCGGACAGCCGTGGGGGCAGCGCCACCGTGGCGCAGATCGCGCTGGCCTGGCTGCTCTATCAACCGGTGGTCTCGACCGTGATCGTCGGGGCCAAGCGCGCCGACCAGCTCGCCGACAACCTCGCCGCCTGCGACGTCGAATTCACCGCCGCGGAATTGGCCGAGCTCGACCAGCTCAGCCAGCTGCCGCCCGAATACCCGGGCTGGATGCTCGGTTTCCAGAGCGGCTACCGCGCAAAATTCATGGCCGAGCCACGAAAGCCCAAGTGA
- a CDS encoding nicotinate-nucleotide adenylyltransferase yields MNRDGPLTGLLGGSFNPAHRGHRRISLFALRRLGLDEVWWLVSPGNPLKPVEGMAPLSTRVAAARDQARRAPIRVTAIERELGTRFTVDTLRALVRRYPERRFVWLMGSDNLAQFHRWKDWRGIAAAMPIAVIARPGYDAAAMASPAMAWLGRYRRRPETLKDPARRSLPALYLLRFDPDPRSATVIRSADPHWHRRFAVATRDGVTHRPIPADPA; encoded by the coding sequence GTGAACCGTGACGGCCCGTTGACCGGCCTGCTTGGCGGCAGCTTCAATCCCGCGCATCGCGGCCACCGCCGCATCAGCCTGTTCGCGCTGCGTCGGCTGGGGCTGGACGAGGTGTGGTGGCTGGTCTCACCTGGTAATCCGCTCAAGCCGGTCGAAGGCATGGCACCGCTGTCCACACGGGTCGCCGCGGCGCGCGATCAGGCGCGGCGGGCTCCGATCCGGGTCACCGCGATCGAACGCGAGCTGGGCACGCGCTTCACCGTCGATACCCTGCGCGCACTGGTTCGGCGCTATCCCGAGCGACGCTTCGTGTGGCTGATGGGCAGCGACAATCTCGCCCAGTTCCACCGCTGGAAAGACTGGCGCGGGATCGCCGCGGCGATGCCGATTGCGGTGATCGCGCGTCCGGGGTATGATGCCGCCGCCATGGCGAGCCCCGCGATGGCCTGGCTGGGCCGCTATCGCCGGCGACCCGAGACCCTGAAAGACCCGGCGAGACGGAGTTTGCCCGCGCTGTACCTGTTGCGTTTCGATCCCGATCCGCGCTCGGCCACCGTGATTCGCTCCGCCGATCCCCACTGGCATCGTCGTTTTGCCGTCGCCACGCGCGATGGCGTCACGCATCGCCCGATCCCGGCTGACCCCGCCTGA
- the rsfS gene encoding ribosome silencing factor: MTPLESLPATAAAAPPPAPVGESPLHTLVLTSLDDDQAQEVISIPLDGKSSIADHMVIASGRSTRQVAAMAQKLAERIKQAGMGPVRLEGLPAADWVLIDAGDVVVHLFRPEVRSFYNLERMWAFGDAPPAAA; the protein is encoded by the coding sequence ATGACGCCGCTTGAATCGCTGCCGGCCACTGCCGCTGCCGCCCCGCCTCCCGCACCGGTGGGCGAATCGCCGCTCCACACGCTGGTGCTGACCTCGCTCGACGACGATCAGGCGCAGGAGGTGATTTCGATCCCGCTCGACGGCAAATCCTCGATCGCCGATCACATGGTCATCGCCTCCGGCCGCTCGACCCGCCAGGTCGCGGCGATGGCGCAGAAGCTGGCCGAGCGGATCAAGCAGGCCGGAATGGGGCCGGTCCGGCTCGAGGGACTGCCCGCTGCCGACTGGGTGCTGATCGACGCGGGCGACGTGGTCGTCCACCTTTTCCGCCCCGAAGTGCGCAGCTTCTACAACCTCGAACGGATGTGGGCATTCGGCGACGCACCGCCGGCGGCGGCATAA
- a CDS encoding 23S rRNA (pseudouridine(1915)-N(3))-methyltransferase RlmH translates to MLLHVVARGKIARSPEAELVQRYSKRIVWPLKISELPERGGSVATPPTPCRTIVLDERGRDLTSAEFAALLSRWRDDGVREARFWIGAADGHDEILRGSADLLVRFGAATWPHLLARAMLLEQLWRATSIIAGHPYHREG, encoded by the coding sequence ATGCTGCTCCACGTTGTCGCCCGAGGCAAAATTGCGCGTTCGCCCGAGGCTGAGCTGGTCCAGCGCTACTCCAAACGAATCGTGTGGCCGCTAAAGATCAGCGAACTGCCCGAACGAGGCGGGAGCGTTGCGACACCGCCCACCCCCTGCCGCACCATCGTCCTCGACGAGCGCGGGCGCGACCTGACGTCGGCCGAATTCGCCGCGCTGCTCTCGCGTTGGCGCGACGACGGGGTGCGCGAGGCGCGGTTCTGGATCGGCGCGGCGGACGGCCACGACGAGATCCTGCGCGGCTCGGCCGACCTGCTCGTGCGCTTCGGCGCGGCAACCTGGCCGCATCTGCTGGCGCGGGCGATGCTGCTCGAACAGTTGTGGCGCGCGACCAGCATTATCGCTGGCCATCCCTATCATCGCGAAGGATAA
- a CDS encoding murein hydrolase activator EnvC encodes MTSRSTPVSAPICAIVALALAVAAGVGQAQAPVLNAGDDPRGALAAALTEQRFAAARAGRLETAAAQASAAADRTAQATAALAARIQQAEAGVAAGEARIALIERQRASLRDSLAVRQAPLVRLTAALQLMSRRPLGLSVVRPGSLRDMVHLRAVLESMLPAVRRQTAGLRAGILRARQLQAAVRQAQSGLRGDQARLAERRAALVGIETRQRLSSRAARGDANREADRALALAEEARDLTSLMGTLEQAGALRQRLAALPGPMLRPAQPGAARIEVSPVASPTAGLDYILPLAGTIVTGFGEASSGGGSRSRGITIAARSGAQVIAPAAGRVAFAGRYKGFGQIAIIEHDGGWTTLITDLAAVAPAVGDRVVQGAPLGVAGPGSPRVTIELRKNGAPVDVLAAISRR; translated from the coding sequence ATGACGTCGCGCTCCACCCCCGTTTCCGCCCCCATTTGCGCCATTGTTGCACTAGCGCTGGCGGTCGCAGCGGGGGTCGGCCAGGCGCAGGCACCAGTCCTGAACGCCGGTGACGACCCTCGCGGTGCGCTGGCCGCCGCCCTGACCGAGCAGCGCTTTGCCGCCGCCAGGGCTGGCCGGTTGGAGACTGCGGCGGCGCAAGCCTCCGCTGCCGCGGATCGCACCGCGCAGGCGACCGCCGCCTTGGCCGCGCGTATCCAGCAAGCCGAAGCGGGAGTGGCCGCGGGCGAGGCGCGGATCGCGCTGATCGAACGTCAGCGGGCGAGCTTGCGCGATTCGCTCGCGGTGCGTCAGGCCCCGCTCGTCCGCCTCACCGCCGCGCTCCAACTGATGTCGCGCCGCCCGCTGGGGCTAAGCGTGGTCCGGCCGGGGTCCTTGCGCGATATGGTCCACTTGCGCGCGGTGCTTGAATCGATGCTCCCCGCGGTGCGCCGCCAGACCGCGGGGTTGCGCGCCGGAATTCTCCGCGCGCGCCAGCTTCAGGCGGCGGTCCGCCAGGCTCAGTCGGGACTGCGGGGCGATCAGGCGCGGCTGGCCGAGCGCCGCGCGGCCCTGGTCGGGATCGAGACCCGCCAGCGGTTGAGCTCGCGAGCGGCAAGGGGGGACGCCAACCGCGAGGCCGACCGGGCCCTGGCACTGGCCGAGGAAGCGCGCGACCTGACGTCGCTGATGGGGACCCTCGAGCAGGCCGGAGCGCTGCGCCAGCGCCTCGCTGCGCTGCCCGGCCCCATGCTGCGGCCGGCCCAGCCGGGGGCGGCGCGGATCGAGGTTTCGCCCGTAGCCTCGCCAACCGCCGGGCTCGACTACATCCTCCCGCTCGCGGGAACGATCGTCACCGGTTTCGGCGAGGCTTCGAGCGGCGGGGGTTCGCGTTCGCGCGGGATCACCATTGCCGCAAGAAGCGGCGCCCAGGTGATCGCCCCCGCCGCCGGCCGGGTAGCGTTCGCCGGCCGCTACAAGGGCTTCGGGCAGATCGCCATCATCGAACACGACGGCGGCTGGACCACGCTGATCACCGATCTCGCGGCCGTTGCGCCCGCGGTCGGCGACCGCGTTGTCCAAGGCGCCCCGCTCGGCGTCGCCGGCCCGGGCAGTCCTCGCGTCACCATCGAGTTGCGAAAGAACGGCGCGCCGGTCGACGTCCTCGCCGCCATCTCCAGGCGTTGA
- a CDS encoding S41 family peptidase, whose amino-acid sequence MTKPRFANLLRAATLVSAVALLPAATAGLAAVDASASPEFAKLLAVYQRIKSSYVEPVDDDKLIKGAIDGMLASLDPHSSYLDARDFENLRTQTDGAYGGLGLSVTMDDGAVKIIAPTRESPADKAGLKAGDFITHLDGKLIYGGTLDEAVDRMRGEPGTPIRLSIFRPGRDEPFDVTITRAIIDLKPVDWEVKDNVGIITVSSFSADVGSDVGEAMKGIRAKLGGKAPVGIVLDLRQNPGGLLDEAVALSDEFLDKGVIVSQRGRYARDNETYNAQAGELARGIPMVVLIDAGSASASEIVAGALQDQHRALVMGERSFGKGSVQTLLPLSRSTALKLTTARYYTPSGRSVQEGGIEPDIAVPQISDPDMRARAARSYRESDLRGHLINEVDLDEKALEVDKVQDPRFRMTAEELKAKGIDDFQMFYAIKTIRNTAPGALLAARR is encoded by the coding sequence ATGACCAAACCCAGATTCGCCAACCTTCTGCGCGCCGCCACGCTGGTCAGCGCGGTGGCTCTGCTGCCTGCGGCGACCGCCGGGCTCGCCGCGGTCGATGCCTCGGCCAGCCCCGAATTCGCCAAGCTGCTTGCGGTCTACCAGCGGATCAAGTCGAGCTATGTCGAGCCGGTGGACGACGACAAGCTGATCAAGGGCGCGATCGACGGGATGCTCGCCAGCCTCGATCCGCACAGCAGTTACCTCGACGCACGCGATTTCGAGAATCTGCGTACCCAGACCGATGGCGCCTACGGCGGACTGGGGCTGTCGGTGACGATGGATGACGGCGCGGTCAAGATCATCGCCCCGACCCGCGAAAGCCCTGCCGACAAGGCGGGATTGAAGGCGGGCGACTTCATCACCCATCTCGACGGCAAGCTGATCTACGGCGGCACGCTCGACGAGGCGGTCGACCGGATGCGCGGCGAGCCCGGAACGCCGATCCGCCTGTCGATCTTCCGTCCCGGCCGCGACGAACCATTCGATGTGACGATCACCCGGGCGATCATCGATCTCAAGCCCGTCGACTGGGAGGTCAAGGACAACGTCGGGATCATCACCGTGTCCAGCTTCAGCGCCGATGTCGGCAGCGACGTCGGCGAGGCGATGAAGGGCATCCGCGCCAAGCTGGGAGGCAAGGCCCCCGTGGGGATCGTCCTCGATCTGCGCCAGAACCCCGGCGGGCTGCTCGATGAGGCGGTGGCGCTGTCCGACGAGTTCCTCGACAAGGGCGTGATCGTCTCGCAGCGCGGGCGTTACGCGCGCGACAACGAGACCTACAACGCGCAGGCCGGCGAGCTGGCCCGCGGCATCCCGATGGTTGTGCTGATCGATGCCGGCTCGGCCTCGGCCAGCGAAATCGTGGCCGGGGCCCTGCAGGACCAGCATCGCGCGCTGGTGATGGGTGAGCGCAGCTTTGGCAAGGGAAGCGTCCAGACGCTGCTCCCGTTGTCGCGCTCGACCGCGCTCAAGCTGACCACCGCGCGCTACTACACCCCCTCGGGCCGTTCGGTGCAGGAAGGCGGGATCGAGCCGGACATCGCGGTGCCGCAGATCTCCGACCCCGACATGCGCGCCCGCGCCGCGCGCTCGTACCGCGAGAGCGACTTGCGCGGTCACCTGATCAACGAGGTCGATCTCGACGAAAAGGCGCTCGAGGTCGACAAGGTCCAGGACCCGCGCTTCAGGATGACCGCGGAGGAACTCAAGGCCAAGGGCATCGATGACTTCCAGATGTTCTATGCAATCAAGACCATTCGCAACACCGCCCCCGGAGCTCTTCTGGCGGCCCGGCGATAA
- a CDS encoding disulfide bond formation protein B, with the protein MNPNRLAYLLALLIPAALLGGALIAQYGFGLPPCEMCWWQRYPHIVALALAALAWLTKRDALVALAAVAILVSGAIGAFHAGVEYNWWEGVTACTANAAAGGDPLASIMAAPIVRCDVAPWTLGGVSLAGFNFLISTAAGIAILFLIRRRSRKAVR; encoded by the coding sequence ATGAACCCGAACCGGCTGGCTTACCTGCTAGCGCTGCTGATCCCGGCCGCGCTCCTCGGCGGAGCTTTGATCGCGCAATACGGGTTTGGGCTGCCGCCGTGCGAGATGTGCTGGTGGCAGCGCTATCCACACATCGTCGCGCTCGCCCTGGCGGCGCTCGCTTGGCTGACGAAGCGCGATGCCTTGGTGGCGCTGGCGGCCGTCGCGATCCTCGTTTCCGGGGCAATCGGCGCGTTCCATGCCGGGGTCGAGTACAACTGGTGGGAAGGCGTCACCGCCTGCACCGCCAATGCCGCGGCGGGCGGCGACCCGCTCGCGTCGATCATGGCCGCGCCGATCGTGCGCTGCGATGTCGCGCCGTGGACCCTGGGTGGCGTTTCGCTCGCCGGGTTCAATTTCCTGATTTCGACGGCGGCGGGGATCGCGATCCTGTTCCTGATCCGCCGTCGTTCGCGTAAGGCCGTCAGATGA